One Verrucomicrobiota bacterium DNA window includes the following coding sequences:
- a CDS encoding family 20 glycosylhydrolase, which produces MNKDLEEFVFLPSPKSFIIHGKTSHILSNDLRLLNSTREQLDNLPESISLVRSQNQSRREYYSLSVKEEVIQIEASNEQGWHLGILTLKQLALGSPFYLPQCEIEDFPDFEHRGIMLDISRNKVPTRGTLYYLIDLFADWKINQVQLYIEHTFAYPGHEIVWQEASALTPTEIQNLDTYCRERFIELVPNLNCFGHMTRWLVYDKYRPLAEHPNGGETDFGYREKPQGLCAIDPGSIALARELIQGMIPHFQSEQVNVGCDETIDLGYGRSREVVEEKGRGRVYMDYLKQVHQICEDNDRTMQFWADIVLKYPELIGEVPKDCIALNWGYESIHPFEVETAQLQASGIPYYVCPGTSSWHSIGGRTENMIQNINSAAHWGRTNGAMGMMTADWGDSGHLQPLLASFPGYVLGAAQAWNFQENFPLSKALDMFAFKSTGWGNLLLEIGNLDTPAGIYIHNCSILFKLLQGDSETLKARDDLDLKDLMKIRHLAEKLSIEKVRLSTSHPIDPLFDQEFAWVIDMLKHGCERGIQILKNFPAVDLHAKACVLRDTHKQLWRARNRPGGYDDSRDCFRVLTNG; this is translated from the coding sequence ATGAATAAAGACCTCGAGGAGTTTGTTTTTCTACCTTCGCCGAAGTCCTTTATCATTCATGGCAAAACATCACATATTCTTTCGAATGATTTAAGACTGCTTAACTCGACCCGAGAACAGTTGGATAATCTTCCTGAATCCATTTCTTTGGTTAGATCCCAGAACCAAAGCCGACGTGAGTACTATAGTCTGTCGGTAAAAGAAGAGGTCATTCAGATAGAAGCCTCCAACGAACAAGGCTGGCATCTGGGTATATTGACCCTGAAACAGCTGGCTTTAGGATCTCCATTCTATCTTCCGCAATGCGAAATCGAAGATTTCCCAGACTTTGAACATCGAGGCATCATGCTCGATATTTCGCGCAATAAAGTTCCGACCCGGGGAACCTTGTACTACTTGATAGACCTTTTCGCCGATTGGAAAATCAACCAGGTTCAATTATATATCGAACACACCTTTGCCTACCCCGGGCATGAAATTGTTTGGCAGGAGGCATCTGCCCTCACACCTACAGAAATCCAAAACCTGGATACTTACTGTCGAGAGCGTTTTATAGAGCTTGTTCCCAATCTTAACTGCTTTGGGCATATGACCCGCTGGCTCGTTTACGATAAATACCGCCCATTGGCAGAACACCCAAACGGAGGTGAAACGGATTTTGGCTACCGGGAAAAGCCACAGGGCTTATGTGCAATTGATCCAGGTTCCATCGCGCTCGCCCGTGAGCTGATCCAAGGAATGATTCCACACTTTCAGAGCGAACAAGTTAATGTGGGTTGCGATGAAACGATCGACCTAGGCTATGGTAGAAGCAGAGAAGTAGTGGAAGAAAAAGGTCGGGGACGCGTCTATATGGATTACCTTAAACAAGTACACCAAATCTGCGAAGACAACGACCGAACCATGCAATTTTGGGCGGACATTGTTTTGAAATACCCTGAATTGATTGGGGAAGTCCCGAAAGATTGTATTGCGCTAAATTGGGGCTACGAATCGATACATCCGTTCGAGGTCGAGACAGCCCAATTACAGGCCTCAGGAATACCTTACTATGTATGCCCAGGAACATCCTCGTGGCATAGCATAGGAGGCCGAACGGAAAACATGATCCAAAACATCAACTCAGCTGCTCATTGGGGAAGAACCAACGGTGCAATGGGGATGATGACAGCTGATTGGGGTGATAGTGGACACCTACAACCTTTGTTAGCAAGTTTCCCAGGTTATGTATTAGGAGCTGCACAAGCATGGAATTTTCAGGAGAATTTCCCCCTCAGTAAAGCATTGGACATGTTTGCTTTCAAATCGACTGGATGGGGAAACCTGCTTCTGGAAATCGGCAATTTAGATACCCCTGCTGGTATCTACATCCACAACTGCTCGATTCTTTTCAAACTTCTCCAGGGTGATAGTGAAACGCTAAAAGCAAGAGATGATTTAGATCTCAAGGATCTAATGAAGATTCGGCATTTAGCTGAAAAGTTAAGCATTGAAAAAGTGAGACTCTCAACCAGCCATCCAATCGATCCGCTGTTCGATCAAGAGTTTGCATGGGTCATTGATATGTTGAAACACGGGTGCGAAAGAGGGATTCAAATCCTAAAGAACTTCCCCGCAGTTGATCTTCATGCAAAAGCCTGCGTACTGAGAGACACTCACAAACAATTGTGGCGTGCCAGAAACCGACCAGGAGGCTACGATGACAGCAGAGACTGTTTTAGGGTACTAACAAACGGTTAG
- a CDS encoding metal-dependent transcriptional regulator, which yields MATSTVENYIKTIYIECRKIDEKMLPIGRLAQSLKVVPGTATTMVKSLHEAGLVEYEPRIGTRLTKQGEALALHVLRRHRLVELFLVKVLKMDWSEIHDEAEHLEHVISDRVLERIDELLGYPQYDPHGDPIPTNSGHLHERNLQNLVHCQTGTEAKVARILDQDAYFLQFAEKNGLIPGNSVEVLGRDEAANAIEVKTASGVTITLGEQAALKIEVE from the coding sequence ATGGCAACCAGTACTGTAGAAAATTATATCAAAACCATTTACATTGAGTGTCGAAAAATCGACGAAAAAATGCTACCCATTGGTCGTTTGGCGCAGTCTTTGAAAGTAGTGCCTGGTACAGCAACGACGATGGTGAAATCTTTGCACGAAGCCGGATTGGTTGAATACGAACCTCGAATTGGAACACGACTAACCAAGCAAGGAGAGGCGCTTGCACTCCACGTACTTCGTCGACACCGACTCGTAGAGCTCTTTTTAGTCAAGGTTCTGAAAATGGATTGGTCTGAAATCCACGACGAAGCAGAGCATCTGGAACATGTAATTTCAGACCGGGTCCTCGAAAGAATTGATGAGCTTCTTGGCTATCCACAATACGACCCTCACGGAGACCCTATTCCAACCAATTCTGGGCACCTCCATGAGCGCAATCTTCAAAATCTCGTCCATTGCCAAACAGGTACCGAAGCGAAGGTAGCACGAATACTGGATCAAGACGCATACTTCCTTCAATTCGCTGAAAAGAACGGCCTCATTCCTGGCAATTCTGTTGAAGTGCTTGGTCGTGATGAAGCTGCAAATGCGATAGAAGTTAAAACTGCTTCCGGAGTAACGATAACGCTTGGAGAGCAGGCTGCTTTGAAAATTGAGGTGGAATGA
- a CDS encoding peroxiredoxin gives MKLTTYLYLAFFMFITKGMDAKTMEIGATIPTVEATLDSGKKVDLASSSTEGYTLVYFYPKANTPGCTKQACSLRDAYEVLVEKGVTVYGVSKDSVKSQTSFKDKYSLPFSLVADSKSEVIKAFGVPQKLGFASRQAFLFKDGKLVWRDLAASTSKQAEDVLAFLNSAENRSK, from the coding sequence ATGAAACTTACCACATACCTATATTTAGCTTTCTTTATGTTTATAACAAAAGGCATGGATGCCAAAACCATGGAAATAGGTGCCACTATTCCTACCGTAGAAGCGACTCTCGATTCGGGTAAAAAAGTTGACTTGGCTTCAAGCTCCACTGAGGGCTACACGTTGGTCTATTTTTACCCAAAGGCCAATACACCAGGATGCACGAAACAAGCTTGTTCTCTAAGAGATGCATATGAAGTGCTAGTTGAAAAAGGAGTTACCGTATACGGAGTAAGTAAAGACAGCGTTAAGTCACAGACATCGTTCAAAGATAAGTATTCGCTCCCATTTTCCTTGGTGGCAGATTCCAAATCGGAAGTTATCAAAGCTTTTGGAGTTCCACAGAAACTCGGTTTTGCAAGTCGACAGGCCTTCCTGTTTAAGGATGGAAAACTGGTATGGCGAGACCTGGCGGCCTCAACATCCAAACAAGCAGAGGATGTTTTGGCTTTTCTAAATTCAGCTGAAAATAGGTCCAAATAG